The Desulfatiglans sp. genome has a window encoding:
- a CDS encoding PIN domain nuclease, which translates to MPIKPALIDTSVWLFAFRKDFIPEIRSRVDDLLSNNLVFTTGIINL; encoded by the coding sequence ATGCCGATTAAACCTGCATTAATTGATACATCAGTATGGCTTTTTGCTTTTAGAAAGGATTTTATCCCGGAGATCAGAAGTCGAGTTGATGATCTATTAAGTAACAATCTTGTTTTCACTACTGGAATAATAAATCTTTAA
- a CDS encoding type II toxin-antitoxin system VapB family antitoxin yields MKKTTVFIEEQLLEKAIQATGARTKKEVIEAGLQSLVRIHNRELFRKELGTFDIALTLDELKESRNAD; encoded by the coding sequence ATGAAAAAGACTACAGTATTCATAGAGGAACAACTCCTTGAAAAGGCAATTCAGGCTACCGGGGCACGAACAAAAAAAGAGGTAATTGAGGCAGGGTTGCAATCTCTGGTACGAATTCATAACAGAGAACTATTCAGAAAAGAACTTGGTACTTTTGATATAGCTCTGACATTAGATGAATTAAAGGAGTCAAGGAATGCCGATTAA
- a CDS encoding TIGR02147 family protein codes for MAILCIPSIRVKDKHGCVKSFTIYYFSPNFLKLIIDGKRNLSNEGTGKVAKGFEFKKQEREYFENLVFMNQASSHDDKDYYYKKMMTVNGYLKSHKIDKAGYAYFSKWYYPVIDQKVCMLLPGL; via the coding sequence ATGGCTATTCTATGCATACCAAGTATACGCGTCAAGGATAAACACGGGTGCGTTAAGTCTTTTACAATATATTATTTCTCACCCAATTTTTTAAAATTGATTATTGATGGCAAGAGAAATCTGTCAAATGAGGGTACAGGAAAAGTTGCCAAAGGATTTGAATTTAAAAAACAGGAGAGGGAATACTTTGAGAACCTTGTATTCATGAATCAGGCATCAAGCCATGATGACAAGGATTATTACTATAAAAAAATGATGACAGTGAACGGTTATCTCAAGTCCCACAAGATCGATAAGGCAGGTTATGCATATTTTTCAAAGTGGTATTACCCTGTGATTGATCAAAAAGTTTGCATGCTCCTTCCAGGGCTTTGA
- the ade gene encoding adenine deaminase, with protein MKGFKMEYSLIIKNGTLIDVRNKRLISADLMIRDGIIVRIGKAERSDRTEKLIDADGQYISPGFIDSHLHIESSLLSPLAFAQKAVTCGTTSVFVDPHEIANVCGRKGIALFLDQAELMPVDMFIGIPSCVPTTDFEDAGASITLKDIKELIHDRRIYGLGEMMNYPAIVHGHGDLRERCNFVYEFGKIVDGHCPGLTGEDLDIYITNGKMDGVPRITSDHEVSTCEESIEKTSKGMRVALRYGSAAKEMENILSDLIKRGDDLSMFMLCTDDHNIMDLYEKGHMDRIIRRARDIIVENSALDHDRAAILAISLATLNPSEYFSKFFRFHNLPETGEIAVGRRANLVMLSSLTELKIRRVIFAGDIVLEENEFIGQCDMHAYDYSDFYWRAYRDRRFSPEDFKIHYKGNADNLSVKVIEIDPDSILTRKRETRLPLSRGEIKADYLNDISKIAVIERHKGTGQISLGFVKGLGIKRGAIASTISHDSHNLVTVGVRDSDMARAVNFLCENGGGMAVAYDGDIVGMPLEICGLMTTQNCEKSVSEYRRLLKTARKLGVTLDNIFLKIAFLSLPVIPELRITNRGLVDVDAFKFVRLY; from the coding sequence GTGAAGGGCTTTAAGATGGAATATTCTCTGATAATAAAAAACGGAACCCTTATTGACGTTAGAAACAAGCGCCTTATCAGCGCTGATCTGATGATACGTGACGGCATCATCGTGCGTATCGGAAAGGCGGAGAGATCAGACAGAACAGAAAAACTGATAGATGCTGATGGACAATATATATCCCCCGGATTCATAGACAGCCATCTTCACATAGAAAGCAGCCTCCTGAGTCCGCTTGCCTTTGCGCAGAAGGCGGTTACCTGTGGAACCACCTCGGTATTTGTTGACCCCCATGAAATCGCAAATGTATGCGGCAGAAAAGGGATTGCTCTTTTCCTGGATCAGGCAGAACTAATGCCTGTGGATATGTTTATAGGTATTCCTTCCTGTGTCCCCACTACTGATTTTGAGGATGCTGGCGCATCAATCACCCTGAAAGATATAAAAGAATTAATTCATGACAGGAGGATTTATGGCCTGGGCGAGATGATGAATTATCCAGCTATTGTGCACGGACACGGGGACTTGAGAGAACGATGCAATTTTGTTTATGAATTCGGAAAAATTGTGGATGGGCATTGTCCCGGTCTCACAGGGGAAGATCTGGATATCTACATCACCAACGGCAAAATGGATGGGGTGCCCAGAATTACATCAGACCATGAGGTGAGCACTTGTGAGGAGTCCATTGAGAAAACGTCAAAGGGTATGCGTGTGGCCTTAAGGTATGGGAGCGCCGCTAAGGAGATGGAAAATATTTTGTCTGATCTTATAAAGAGGGGTGATGATCTTTCCATGTTCATGCTTTGTACTGATGATCATAACATTATGGATCTCTATGAAAAGGGGCACATGGACAGGATTATTCGCCGTGCCAGGGATATCATTGTGGAAAATTCAGCCCTGGATCATGATCGTGCGGCGATTTTAGCCATATCCCTAGCCACCCTGAACCCTTCAGAATATTTTTCAAAATTCTTCAGGTTTCATAATTTGCCGGAAACAGGTGAAATCGCTGTGGGTCGCAGGGCAAACCTCGTTATGTTATCCTCTCTAACAGAGCTTAAAATCAGACGGGTGATTTTTGCAGGAGATATTGTTTTGGAAGAAAATGAATTTATCGGGCAATGTGATATGCATGCTTATGATTACTCTGACTTTTATTGGCGTGCATACAGAGACAGGAGGTTTTCCCCGGAAGATTTCAAAATTCATTATAAAGGTAATGCAGACAACCTGTCTGTAAAGGTAATCGAGATTGATCCAGACAGTATCCTGACCCGAAAAAGAGAAACAAGGCTTCCTCTATCCCGGGGAGAAATCAAGGCGGATTACCTGAATGATATCTCAAAAATTGCGGTTATCGAACGACATAAGGGAACAGGCCAGATCTCGCTCGGCTTTGTGAAGGGGCTGGGTATTAAGAGGGGCGCCATTGCCTCAACCATCTCCCATGACAGTCATAACCTTGTAACCGTGGGCGTAAGAGACTCGGACATGGCAAGGGCAGTGAATTTTCTTTGCGAAAATGGCGGGGGTATGGCGGTAGCTTATGATGGTGATATTGTTGGAATGCCCCTTGAAATCTGCGGTCTGATGACAACTCAAAATTGTGAAAAGAGTGTCAGTGAATACAGGAGGCTTCTTAAAACAGCCAGAAAACTTGGGGTAACCCTTGACAATATATTCCTTAAAATTGCCTTCCTGTCCCTTCCGGTGATTCCCGAGCTAAGGATAACCAACCGTGGTCTTGTGGATGTTGATGCCTTTAAATTTGTGAGACTTTACTGA
- a CDS encoding hypoxanthine phosphoribosyltransferase encodes MPVDKEIDYSKMVDLCSVDYQLSDPPLKHPDQRIDGLLISAEMIEKRVRAIARQITSDYQSNGELLVVPVLKGAFVFASDLIREMHKAGAPGLAVDFIKTSTYRDEVKSTLTEKREVKIEFAPEDIKGRHLLVVEDIIDQCATMPVILDFLNKEKAKSVKTCVLIEKNLSGTAINSQKRFHCDYTGFRVPDRWIAGYGIDAGQDFRELPFIVVVNEAFYMRTGSRA; translated from the coding sequence ATGCCAGTGGATAAAGAGATTGACTATAGCAAAATGGTGGATCTTTGTTCTGTTGATTATCAATTGTCAGATCCGCCATTGAAACATCCTGATCAGAGGATTGATGGCCTGCTGATCTCTGCGGAGATGATTGAAAAAAGAGTCCGTGCCATTGCTAGACAGATCACCTCTGATTATCAGAGTAATGGTGAGCTGCTGGTTGTTCCTGTGCTTAAAGGCGCCTTTGTTTTTGCTTCCGATCTTATTCGGGAGATGCATAAGGCCGGTGCCCCTGGTCTTGCAGTTGATTTTATTAAAACAAGCACATACAGAGATGAAGTTAAGTCCACGCTTACGGAAAAACGGGAGGTAAAAATCGAGTTTGCGCCCGAAGATATCAAGGGCCGCCATCTCCTTGTTGTTGAGGATATAATTGATCAGTGTGCTACCATGCCTGTGATCCTGGACTTCCTAAATAAAGAAAAGGCAAAATCAGTAAAGACATGTGTCCTGATTGAAAAGAATCTATCAGGTACAGCCATTAATTCACAAAAAAGATTCCATTGTGATTACACCGGGTTCAGAGTTCCTGATCGCTGGATAGCCGGATACGGGATTGATGCTGGCCAGGATTTTAGAGAACTGCCATTTATAGTGGTGGTGAACGAGGCCTTTTACATGCGTACAGGTTCTCGTGCGTAA
- a CDS encoding PQQ-binding-like beta-propeller repeat protein — MKVKIFSLLCVLFFICYSANGSMSQTNQVEVIKIYSQNKNYYLTSIPYDNIIPSMRGKSSVFENGNDIPLYVLERGFDLAIDHYIDNFLGKYSRYLYLSNDGQTIFYVTLPLDADDRTEGLSSINIYRKGMLLKSYTEKEITGCDKDKDKEDCGLVYSKDYSKYGEVVDIEKSKQEKRKIFKEGVTEKEKFLNNFSVFCFDDIVYVIDSKKYVHLFDLNKGCYIKTDFFENIYDAIKDKAGFNIYESTEYKAPKSRSFPKLKNGNDTYKSLADYIGFKSVPNDDWIEVREKYRVNSVKLNCTISKDGIVDIEKIDVNGPLPKDKIIEFIKNSKFDGSFIPEVLGKWYLGDKLFFFRNIDKVTASKEKHQQIIEEEQAYKKRLMLESIDGIYIPKDLCECFIELDKFLSYADKNKIKELPKKSDVISYHFSLGMTLRNRWGLWSGSRLQAYFNNQGIYQPDDMSGAILDGYYYWLKSNRGACEDNRKDKDITSIIKDLAQTVINPAGDFSNQDRLIWKFKTDFEVNSTPAVSEGVVYFGSRDGHLYAIDGKTGQEKWRFETEYGPVYTSPFVSEGMVYLGGHDGYLYAIDIKAGSKKWRFETDGCVSSPVVANGVAYFGSIDSFFYAVDAKTGREKWKFKTGREIDGTPTVLEGVVYFGSKDGYFYAVDIKTGLEKWKFKTGAPIASPVIKDGVIYFGSNIFHSSNSVTGYLFAVDVKSGREKWRYTSGRVDTTPGISDEVVCYGSLDGHLYAVDIETGKEKWKFETGDWIKSSPALSKGVVYVGSDDGYLYSVDIKTGKKNWMFEIGAAVSSPTVSCGVIFVGSDDGYLYAVRE; from the coding sequence ATGAAAGTAAAAATATTTTCTTTGTTATGTGTATTATTTTTTATTTGTTATTCTGCAAACGGGAGTATGTCGCAGACAAACCAAGTAGAGGTCATAAAGATATATTCACAAAACAAGAATTATTATCTGACTTCTATACCCTATGATAATATAATTCCAAGTATGAGGGGGAAGTCCTCTGTTTTCGAGAATGGTAATGATATTCCCCTTTATGTTCTTGAAAGAGGTTTTGATTTAGCCATTGATCATTATATAGATAATTTTTTAGGTAAATACAGCAGGTACTTATATTTAAGCAATGATGGTCAGACCATTTTCTATGTAACATTGCCCTTAGATGCTGATGATAGAACAGAGGGTCTAAGTAGTATAAACATATATAGGAAGGGTATGTTACTTAAAAGTTATACTGAAAAAGAAATAACCGGATGTGATAAGGATAAGGATAAGGAAGATTGCGGCCTTGTTTACTCAAAAGATTATTCAAAATATGGTGAAGTTGTTGATATTGAAAAAAGTAAACAGGAAAAACGGAAGATATTCAAAGAAGGTGTAACAGAAAAGGAAAAGTTTTTAAATAATTTTTCAGTCTTTTGTTTCGATGATATTGTATACGTTATTGATTCAAAAAAATATGTCCATTTATTTGACCTTAATAAAGGATGCTATATAAAAACTGATTTCTTTGAAAATATCTATGATGCGATAAAAGACAAAGCAGGGTTTAATATATATGAAAGTACAGAGTATAAAGCCCCAAAAAGTCGGTCCTTTCCAAAACTGAAAAACGGAAATGATACTTATAAAAGTTTGGCAGATTATATCGGTTTTAAATCTGTCCCTAATGATGATTGGATAGAAGTAAGAGAAAAGTATAGAGTTAATTCTGTTAAATTAAACTGCACTATTTCGAAAGATGGCATTGTTGATATTGAAAAGATTGACGTAAATGGCCCATTACCAAAAGATAAAATTATTGAATTTATTAAAAATAGCAAATTTGATGGTAGTTTTATTCCTGAAGTTCTTGGTAAATGGTATCTAGGGGATAAATTATTTTTCTTTAGAAATATTGATAAAGTTACAGCCAGTAAGGAGAAACATCAGCAAATAATAGAGGAGGAGCAGGCGTATAAGAAGCGGCTTATGCTTGAAAGTATTGATGGCATTTATATTCCAAAAGATTTATGTGAATGTTTTATCGAATTAGACAAATTCTTATCATATGCTGACAAAAATAAAATAAAAGAATTACCTAAAAAATCAGATGTAATATCATACCATTTTAGCCTAGGAATGACTCTCAGAAATAGATGGGGATTATGGTCAGGTTCACGACTTCAGGCATACTTTAATAACCAGGGTATTTATCAACCTGATGATATGTCTGGTGCCATTTTAGACGGTTATTATTATTGGTTAAAAAGTAACAGGGGAGCTTGTGAAGATAATCGGAAAGATAAAGACATCACATCTATTATTAAGGATTTGGCACAGACAGTAATTAACCCTGCAGGTGATTTTTCTAATCAGGATAGATTAATCTGGAAGTTCAAAACTGATTTTGAGGTTAATTCTACACCGGCAGTATCAGAAGGAGTTGTATATTTCGGAAGCCGTGACGGCCATCTATATGCAATAGACGGTAAAACAGGTCAGGAAAAATGGAGGTTCGAAACCGAATATGGCCCGGTATATACTTCCCCTTTTGTTTCAGAGGGCATGGTTTACTTGGGAGGCCATGATGGGTATCTATATGCAATAGATATAAAGGCAGGAAGTAAAAAATGGAGATTTGAAACCGATGGATGTGTCTCTTCACCGGTAGTGGCGAATGGGGTTGCATATTTTGGAAGTATAGATAGCTTTTTTTACGCTGTGGACGCTAAAACTGGCAGAGAAAAATGGAAGTTTAAGACCGGCAGGGAGATAGATGGAACTCCTACTGTGTTAGAGGGAGTCGTCTATTTTGGAAGTAAAGACGGTTATTTCTATGCAGTAGACATTAAGACAGGCCTTGAAAAGTGGAAATTTAAAACCGGTGCACCTATTGCTTCACCCGTTATAAAGGATGGCGTTATCTATTTCGGAAGTAATATCTTCCATTCTTCTAACAGCGTGACTGGGTATCTTTTTGCAGTGGATGTTAAGTCAGGAAGAGAAAAGTGGAGATACACATCTGGTCGCGTAGATACGACTCCTGGCATTTCCGACGAGGTCGTTTGCTATGGAAGTCTTGATGGGCATCTCTATGCGGTAGATATTGAAACAGGTAAAGAAAAGTGGAAATTCGAAACAGGCGACTGGATAAAATCTTCCCCAGCCTTATCAAAAGGAGTTGTGTATGTTGGCAGTGATGATGGTTACCTTTATTCAGTAGATATTAAGACAGGTAAGAAAAATTGGATGTTTGAAATTGGTGCAGCGGTTTCATCTCCAACCGTGTCATGCGGAGTCATCTTTGTTGGAAGCGATGACGGCTATTTATATGCAGTAAGGGAGTAA